The Amycolatopsis tolypomycina region AGCACGGTGTCGTGCAGCCGCCGGTGCTGCTGGGCGCGCTCGGCGAGCCGCCCGTTGCGGGTGCCGTAGGCCAGGGCCAGTCGCGTTCCGAGCCCGGTCAGCACCAGCGCGGCGGTGGCCAGGAAGAGCTCCGCGAGCAGGACGGAGTACGTCGAGAACGCGGCCCCGGGGTCGAACCCGCCGGTGTTCAGCCGGTTCGCCAGCATCCGGAGCGGGAAACTGAGCAGGCCGAAGACCACGCCGCTCGGGAGGCCCAGCGCGAGGGTCAGCAGCCCGATCTCGCCGTAGAGGTGGACGCTGGTGACCGCGAGCGCGTCGGAGTACACCGGCGTCGGCACGGCCAGGGCGATGGCCGGCGGCGAAAGCACGGTGAAGGCCAGGTCGACGGCCAGCAGCTTCCCGCCGTCCCGGCCGCGGAACGGCGCCGAGCGGAACATCCAGCGCAGGCCGACGACGTTCAGCGCCACCGACAGCAGGGCGAACACCCCGACCGGCAGCAGCCCGGCGGTGCCGTGTCCGAGGACGTAGACGCCGAACTGGCCGGGCACCGCGAGCAGCCGGTACGCCAGCGGGATGAGCACGACGTACCGGGTCGCGCGCAGCAGCAGGCCGTCGCGTTCGGTGGGGTCGATCGGGCCCGACATCCGCGAGATGCGCCGCAGCGCGTGCATCGGGGCCGGGTCGGCGATCTCGTCCGGCAGCTCACTCGTGGCGGTGGCGATGGCGGGGGCACCGCGCCTCAGCAGCGCCACCAGGAAGCTGCCCCCGCCCGCCACGGCTCACGCGTCCCCGACGCCGTTTTCCGCGGCCCACTTCTTCAGCTCGGCGACCGCCTCGTCGTGGTCGAGCGGCCCGCGGTCCAGGCGCAGCTCCTTGAGGAACTTCCACGCCTTCCCGACGTCCGGCCCCGGCTTGAGGCCGAGCAGCTCCATGATCTGCTCGCCGTTGAGGTCCGGCCGCACGCGGTCGAGGTCCTCCTTGGCCTTGAGCGCGGCGATCCGGGCTTCGAGGTCGTCGTAGGTCGCCTGCAACGCGGCCGCCTTCCGGCGGTTGCGGGTGGTGCAGTCGGCCCGGACCAGCTTGTGCAGCCGGGTCAGCAGGTGGCCGGCGTCGGTGACGTACCGGCGGACCGCCGAGTCCGTCCACTCGCCCTTGCCGTAGCCGTGGAACCGCAGGTGGAGGAACACGAGCTGGGAGACGTCGTCGACGATCTCCTTCGAGAACTTCAGGGCCCGCAAACGTTTGCGGGCCATCCGCGCGCCGACCACCTCGTGGTGGTGGAAGCTGACGCCGCCGCCCGGCTGGAACTCCCGGGTCGCCGGCTTGCCGACGTCGTGCAGCAGCGCGGCCAGCCGCAGGATCAGGTCCGGCTCCGACGTCGGCTCGTGCGTCTTCTCCAGGTCGATCGCCTGGGCGAGCACGGTCAGCGAGTGCTGGTAGACGTCCTTGTGCTGGTGGTGCTCGTCGATCGCCAGCCGCATCCCGGGCACCTCGGGCAGGATCCGGTCGCCCAGCCCGGTGTCGACCAGCAGCTCCAGGCCGGGCCGCGGGTCGGCGGCCAGCAGCAGCTTCGACAGCTCGGCCTGCACCCGCTCGGCGGTGATCCGGTCGATCTCCTCCGCCATCGACGTCATCGCGTCGACCACCCGCGGCGCGGCGGTGAAGCCGAGCTGCGCGGCGAACCGGGCGGCGCGCAGCATCCGCAGCGGGTCGTCGGCGAACGACTCCTGCGGCGTCGCCGGGGTGTCGAGGACCTTCTCCCGCAGCGCGCTCAGCCCGTCGTGCGGGTCGATGAACGTCCCGGAGGCCAGCTCGACGGCCATCGCGTTGACCGTGAAGTCGCGGCGCAGCAGGTCACCCTCGATGCTGTCGCCGAAGGTGACCTCGGGGTTGCGGCCGACGCGGTCGTAGCTGTCGGCGCGGAACGTCGTGATCTCGAGCTGCATGCCCTTCTTCGTCACGCCGACCGTGCCGAAGGCGATCCCGACGTCCCAGACCGCGTCGCCCCAGCCGCTGACGATCTTCAGCACCCGGTCGGGCCGTGCGTCGGTGGTGAAGTCGAGGTCACCGGAGTCGCGGCCGAGCAGCGCGTCGCGCACGCTGCCGCCCACGAGGTACAGGCGGTGGCCCGCCCGGGCGAACCGTTCCGCCAGCTCCGCCGCCAGTGGGGGAACCCGCATCAGCTCCACCACCTGCTCCTCGACCACGTCGTTCACGAAAATCCCACTACGTTCCAGGTGCGATAGCTGCAGGCACCGCCGGACACGGACACGGAGAGCCAGCCTACCGGGGCAACCGTTTGCTCTAGCATCGCAGCATGTCTGGATCAGCCGGCCGCCCCGGCGCCCCGAAGCCGCGCAGGCGGCGCAGGCGGCAACGCGGCAGGCGGCTGACCACGGTCGACGAGACGTCGGCCGGTGGTCTCGTGGTGGACCCGGAGCGCGAACAGGCGGTGCTGATCGGCCGGCTCGACCGGCACGGCAGACTGCTGTGGTCGCTGCCCAAGGGCCACATCGAGGAC contains the following coding sequences:
- a CDS encoding sensor histidine kinase, yielding MAGGGSFLVALLRRGAPAIATATSELPDEIADPAPMHALRRISRMSGPIDPTERDGLLLRATRYVVLIPLAYRLLAVPGQFGVYVLGHGTAGLLPVGVFALLSVALNVVGLRWMFRSAPFRGRDGGKLLAVDLAFTVLSPPAIALAVPTPVYSDALAVTSVHLYGEIGLLTLALGLPSGVVFGLLSFPLRMLANRLNTGGFDPGAAFSTYSVLLAELFLATAALVLTGLGTRLALAYGTRNGRLAERAQQHRRLHDTVLQTLEAMALAGPGDPGERLVEIQRLARAQAMEIRHTIETAASERAEAGARPLGEKLAALAAEMARDGLRAQLVVAELDDDTLSEVRQIAIRDAVREAMRNTMKHSGTDRVVVRVEERDGGIAVITRDHGSGFSAADHPAGFGISESITARLAEVGGTSRVESGLAGGGTRVTLWVPF
- a CDS encoding CCA tRNA nucleotidyltransferase; its protein translation is MNDVVEEQVVELMRVPPLAAELAERFARAGHRLYLVGGSVRDALLGRDSGDLDFTTDARPDRVLKIVSGWGDAVWDVGIAFGTVGVTKKGMQLEITTFRADSYDRVGRNPEVTFGDSIEGDLLRRDFTVNAMAVELASGTFIDPHDGLSALREKVLDTPATPQESFADDPLRMLRAARFAAQLGFTAAPRVVDAMTSMAEEIDRITAERVQAELSKLLLAADPRPGLELLVDTGLGDRILPEVPGMRLAIDEHHQHKDVYQHSLTVLAQAIDLEKTHEPTSEPDLILRLAALLHDVGKPATREFQPGGGVSFHHHEVVGARMARKRLRALKFSKEIVDDVSQLVFLHLRFHGYGKGEWTDSAVRRYVTDAGHLLTRLHKLVRADCTTRNRRKAAALQATYDDLEARIAALKAKEDLDRVRPDLNGEQIMELLGLKPGPDVGKAWKFLKELRLDRGPLDHDEAVAELKKWAAENGVGDA